A portion of the Stella humosa genome contains these proteins:
- a CDS encoding type I secretion system permease/ATPase — protein MIGPRGAATASDGIPLGLNGTLARCVPALLISLLISLFVTLSVLAVPIYMMQVYDRVLTSRSIPTLIWLTVVVVGALVVHGVLQLSRSLVHQRLGEWLGERLGEVAIPATVGRALRDGNGSTQSLRDANEVRSFFAGRSLPTAMEMLWTPLFFIVLFLLHPAYGLIAVGGAAMLAALGILNEVVSHRSLVSASDASVRAHQHIGSAVRNAEIVEAMGLIDRIVARWRQANAEAAVMARRGHLRSEAISASSRSLRLSLQVLLIAVGAALIIERAVGPGTLFAAMIILGRALAPYEQLIDGWRQWLSAWAAVRRLRGIEADAAPARSTMGMARPSGPLEIDRLVYVPPGASRPTIRGVSLVVEPGEVLAIMGPSGAGKSTLARLIMGVWKPTSGAVRLDGQDVHQWDRAAFGSVSGYLPQQVGLFDATIAENIARLTEAAPEDVVNAARRADVHGLIGRLPYGYDTEITDPGFLLTGGQRQRIGLARALFGEPRLLVLDEPDANLDQAGSEALLSAIAWARSTGAIIILISHRNTLLSIADRILELRDGVAVRVADAVTEPVPEIVRRGPAALPAGRR, from the coding sequence ATGATCGGCCCGCGCGGCGCCGCCACGGCGTCCGACGGCATTCCGCTCGGCCTGAACGGTACCTTGGCGCGCTGCGTCCCGGCGCTGCTGATCTCGCTCCTGATCAGCCTGTTCGTGACGCTCTCGGTCCTGGCCGTGCCGATCTACATGATGCAGGTCTATGACCGCGTGCTGACCAGCCGCAGCATTCCGACGCTGATCTGGCTGACCGTGGTGGTCGTGGGCGCGCTCGTGGTCCATGGCGTGCTCCAGCTCAGCCGCAGCCTGGTGCACCAGCGCCTGGGCGAATGGCTGGGGGAGCGGCTGGGCGAGGTGGCGATCCCGGCCACCGTCGGCCGGGCGCTGCGCGACGGCAATGGATCGACCCAGAGCCTGCGCGACGCCAACGAGGTGCGGAGCTTCTTCGCCGGACGCTCCCTGCCGACGGCCATGGAAATGCTGTGGACCCCGCTTTTCTTCATCGTGCTGTTCCTGCTGCATCCGGCCTACGGCCTGATCGCGGTCGGCGGGGCGGCGATGCTGGCGGCGCTCGGCATCCTCAACGAGGTCGTTTCCCATCGCAGCCTGGTATCGGCCAGCGACGCATCGGTGCGCGCCCACCAGCATATCGGCTCTGCCGTCCGCAACGCCGAGATCGTCGAGGCGATGGGGCTGATCGACCGCATCGTCGCCCGCTGGCGCCAGGCCAATGCCGAGGCAGCCGTGATGGCCCGGCGCGGGCATCTGCGGTCTGAGGCGATTTCCGCCAGCTCGCGCTCGCTGCGCCTGTCGTTGCAGGTGCTGCTGATCGCGGTGGGTGCCGCCCTCATCATCGAGCGTGCGGTGGGGCCGGGCACGCTGTTCGCCGCCATGATCATCCTCGGCCGGGCGTTGGCCCCCTACGAGCAACTGATCGACGGCTGGCGGCAATGGCTGTCGGCCTGGGCTGCGGTGCGGCGCCTGCGCGGGATCGAAGCGGATGCGGCGCCGGCGCGCTCGACCATGGGGATGGCCCGGCCGAGCGGCCCGCTGGAGATCGACCGGCTGGTCTATGTGCCGCCCGGCGCCTCTCGGCCCACCATCCGCGGCGTCAGCCTGGTGGTGGAGCCGGGCGAGGTGCTGGCGATCATGGGGCCGTCCGGCGCCGGCAAGTCGACCCTGGCACGGCTGATCATGGGCGTGTGGAAACCGACCAGCGGCGCCGTGCGGCTCGACGGGCAGGATGTCCACCAGTGGGACCGGGCTGCCTTCGGCAGCGTGTCGGGTTACCTGCCGCAGCAGGTCGGCCTGTTCGACGCCACCATCGCCGAGAACATCGCCCGCCTGACCGAGGCCGCCCCGGAGGACGTGGTGAACGCAGCCCGCCGTGCCGACGTGCATGGCCTGATCGGCCGGCTGCCCTATGGCTACGACACTGAGATCACCGACCCCGGCTTCCTGTTGACCGGTGGCCAGCGGCAGCGCATCGGCCTGGCTCGCGCGCTATTCGGCGAGCCCCGCCTGCTGGTGCTGGACGAGCCCGACGCCAACCTCGACCAGGCGGGGTCGGAGGCGCTGCTGTCGGCCATCGCCTGGGCACGCTCCACCGGTGCCATCATCATTCTCATCTCCCACCGCAACACGCTGCTGTCGATCGCCGACCGCATCCTGGAACTGCGCGACGGCGTCGCGGTCCGGGTCGCCGACGCCGTGACGGAGCCGGTGCCGGAGATCGTCCGCCGCGGCCCCGCAGCCCTGCCGGCGGGCCGGCGATGA
- a CDS encoding glycosyltransferase, translated as MFTTRFSETDIRRAVDACRSGRHPSDVGRDFGVSERTIHRWRRRFPDDVAEADAVATPSLATAVLPPCRIFTAMGDLALLTAPIAEPVPLADAGMRWGGLAVPEPLVFSVVGDPEQGYHLLVLGRIPSPGLAAGSDAPAVEVRTAAGDIVLQATGIAIEPLVPADGLVLPQLPDLVRQRALRVLAETGGTFLKLHEDPSFAGLCRALVLGVVGRPAGWGTVLSLGGRLQYCVGDATFDPDDVRGVLLVGSRGVRRNPFLPQRRAAAGRRMQLVIDRAEALGPGRVLVLCIGYGPPACFVLEPDAAAPTTALHRHLQEEPDEALAARHYLLRCLRPYIRANAPLRALLRESLTLIPQTPPAVAAGRGLAGEIDLAIGFSDGGLFVRGWLADPQGVVADLQLVSAFDEVRTIAPDALAFPRTGADGRRRPGPDDGFVAYFPNLQPVMPDAPVRLRARLSSGAMVELPVASVIGEAERGRQELLASVPPNSAGEAMLEQCLAPAIAAAIRDVAADAGESRMERLGPVAASVDWSIVVPLYRSLELLPAQFAALSADPDMARAELILVLDSPEQEDDLRRALHGLGLIYGLSVTLVVNGRNLGYAGAVNAGAAHARGRWLVPLNSDVLPRRPGWLSALRRGLLPGIGAVGPLLLFPDDTIQHAGLYYDRGSDGAWLNRHFLKGLPRASAGALQPREVPGVTGACFVVATETFHKLGGFCTDFAIGDYEDSDFCLRLREAGLRLWYAPEAELYHLERHSIQQHASYLRGVASRHNRWLHGRRWAAAMARLMDDPSRWALARRGDWRRSLLAAPDAPAPAAADVSMVA; from the coding sequence GTGTTCACCACGCGGTTTTCCGAGACCGACATCCGGCGGGCGGTCGACGCCTGCCGGAGCGGTCGCCACCCCTCAGACGTCGGCCGGGATTTCGGTGTCAGCGAGCGGACGATCCATCGCTGGCGCCGCCGGTTTCCCGACGATGTCGCCGAGGCGGACGCCGTCGCCACGCCCTCCCTGGCGACGGCCGTCCTGCCGCCCTGCCGCATCTTCACCGCGATGGGCGACCTGGCGCTGCTGACCGCGCCGATCGCCGAGCCGGTGCCGCTGGCCGACGCCGGCATGCGCTGGGGCGGGTTGGCCGTGCCGGAGCCGCTGGTCTTCTCGGTCGTGGGCGACCCGGAGCAGGGCTACCATCTGTTGGTCCTCGGCCGGATCCCATCCCCTGGCCTGGCTGCCGGCAGCGATGCCCCGGCGGTCGAGGTCCGCACCGCGGCGGGGGACATCGTTCTGCAGGCGACGGGCATCGCCATAGAGCCGCTGGTGCCGGCCGACGGGCTGGTCCTGCCGCAACTGCCGGACCTTGTCCGCCAGCGCGCGCTCCGCGTCCTGGCCGAGACGGGTGGCACCTTCCTGAAACTGCACGAGGACCCGTCCTTTGCCGGCCTGTGCCGGGCGCTCGTGCTGGGCGTGGTCGGCCGGCCTGCCGGCTGGGGCACGGTCCTGTCGCTGGGTGGCCGCCTGCAATATTGCGTCGGCGACGCCACCTTCGACCCCGACGACGTGCGCGGCGTGCTGCTGGTCGGCTCGCGCGGGGTCCGTCGCAACCCGTTCCTGCCCCAGCGCCGTGCCGCGGCCGGGCGGCGCATGCAACTCGTCATCGACCGCGCCGAGGCGCTGGGGCCGGGCCGCGTGCTGGTGCTGTGCATCGGCTACGGCCCGCCCGCCTGCTTCGTGCTGGAGCCCGATGCGGCCGCGCCCACCACGGCCTTGCACCGTCACTTGCAGGAAGAGCCGGACGAGGCCCTGGCGGCGCGGCACTATCTGCTGCGCTGCCTGCGCCCCTATATCCGCGCCAATGCGCCCCTGCGGGCACTGCTCCGCGAATCCCTGACGCTGATCCCGCAGACCCCGCCCGCGGTGGCGGCCGGACGCGGCCTGGCGGGCGAGATCGACCTCGCCATCGGCTTCTCCGATGGCGGCCTCTTCGTGCGCGGCTGGCTGGCCGACCCGCAAGGCGTCGTCGCCGACCTGCAACTCGTGTCGGCCTTTGACGAGGTCCGTACCATCGCCCCGGATGCGCTGGCCTTCCCGCGCACGGGCGCCGATGGCCGCCGCCGTCCCGGCCCGGACGACGGCTTCGTCGCCTATTTCCCCAACCTCCAGCCGGTGATGCCGGACGCACCCGTGCGCCTGCGGGCACGGCTGTCGAGCGGCGCCATGGTCGAACTGCCGGTCGCGTCCGTCATCGGCGAGGCCGAGCGCGGGCGCCAGGAACTGCTGGCATCGGTGCCGCCGAACTCGGCCGGCGAGGCGATGCTGGAGCAATGCCTGGCGCCGGCCATCGCGGCGGCGATCCGCGACGTGGCGGCCGATGCGGGCGAGAGCCGGATGGAACGGCTGGGACCGGTCGCCGCCAGTGTCGACTGGTCGATCGTGGTGCCGCTCTATCGCAGCCTGGAGCTGCTGCCGGCCCAGTTCGCAGCGCTGTCGGCCGACCCGGACATGGCCCGCGCCGAGCTGATCCTGGTCTTGGATTCGCCCGAGCAGGAGGATGACCTTCGCCGCGCGCTGCATGGTCTGGGATTGATCTACGGCCTGTCGGTGACGCTGGTCGTCAATGGCCGCAACCTCGGCTATGCCGGCGCGGTCAATGCCGGGGCGGCCCATGCCCGTGGACGCTGGCTGGTGCCGCTCAATTCCGACGTGCTGCCGCGGCGACCGGGCTGGCTGTCGGCCCTGCGGCGCGGCCTGCTGCCGGGCATCGGCGCGGTCGGCCCGCTGCTGCTGTTCCCCGACGACACCATCCAGCATGCCGGCCTCTACTACGACCGCGGCAGCGATGGCGCCTGGCTCAACCGGCACTTCCTGAAGGGGCTGCCGCGCGCATCCGCCGGCGCCTTGCAGCCGCGCGAGGTGCCGGGCGTGACCGGCGCCTGCTTCGTCGTCGCGACCGAGACCTTCCACAAGCTGGGCGGCTTCTGCACCGACTTCGCGATCGGCGACTACGAGGATTCGGACTTCTGCCTGCGCCTGCGCGAGGCGGGCCTGCGCCTGTGGTACGCGCCCGAGGCCGAGCTCTATCACCTGGAGCGCCATTCCATCCAGCAGCACGCGTCCTACCTGCGCGGTGTTGCTTCGCGGCACAATCGCTGGCTGCACGGCCGGCGCTGGGCGGCGGCGATGGCCCGCCTGATGGACGATCCGTCGCGCTGGGCGCTGGCACGCCGCGGCGACTGGCGGCGGTCCCTGCTGGCCGCGCCCGACGCCCCGGCGCCGGCCGCGGCCGACGTCTCGATGGTGGCGTGA
- a CDS encoding calcium-binding protein, with product MATIPGGIFDQGGLDPAALVAIDALLAQQGLSEADFQPHDGSFSPVGSPYIFLEGPGDGAIIGGEDANFFVANGGSNYLDGGGGADNIFAGDGQDIVLGGAGDDGVFGGEGFDIVLGGEGGDFAQGGNGGDFVDGNQGDDSVNGNAGDDFVSGGQGNDMVNGGQGADVAVGGQGDDSVSGDLGDDLVAGGTGDDTVSGGAGDDMVYGGQGDDAVEGGEGNDVLSGDRGNDSLAGGAGDDVFVFKNDGGADVIVDFASGDVLQIQGGINGLEIGAPSDLLALISSDSLGNAVISLGDGNSVTLMNLSEADLRARIDSVVVIV from the coding sequence GTGGCAACCATTCCCGGCGGTATCTTCGACCAAGGCGGGCTAGATCCCGCCGCGCTCGTCGCCATCGACGCCCTGCTGGCACAACAGGGTTTGAGCGAAGCCGACTTCCAGCCGCACGATGGCAGCTTCTCGCCGGTCGGGAGCCCATACATCTTCCTCGAGGGGCCGGGTGATGGTGCCATCATCGGCGGCGAGGACGCGAACTTCTTCGTGGCCAACGGCGGCAGCAACTACCTCGATGGCGGCGGCGGTGCCGACAACATCTTTGCCGGCGACGGCCAGGACATCGTGCTGGGCGGTGCCGGCGACGACGGCGTCTTCGGCGGCGAGGGCTTCGATATCGTGCTGGGCGGCGAGGGCGGCGACTTCGCCCAGGGCGGCAATGGCGGCGACTTCGTCGATGGCAACCAGGGCGACGATTCGGTGAATGGCAATGCCGGCGACGACTTCGTCAGCGGCGGCCAGGGCAATGACATGGTGAATGGCGGCCAGGGGGCCGACGTCGCCGTCGGCGGTCAGGGCGATGATTCCGTGTCGGGCGACCTGGGCGACGACCTCGTGGCCGGCGGCACCGGCGACGATACGGTCAGTGGCGGCGCCGGCGACGACATGGTCTATGGCGGCCAGGGCGACGACGCGGTCGAGGGCGGCGAGGGCAACGACGTGCTCTCCGGCGATCGCGGCAACGACTCTCTGGCGGGCGGCGCCGGCGACGATGTCTTCGTCTTCAAGAACGACGGCGGCGCCGACGTGATCGTCGACTTCGCCAGCGGCGACGTGCTGCAGATCCAGGGCGGCATCAATGGCCTGGAGATCGGCGCGCCATCGGACCTGCTGGCCCTGATCAGCAGCGACAGCCTGGGCAATGCGGTGATCAGCCTGGGCGACGGCAACTCCGTCACTCTCATGAACCTCAGCGAGGCCGACCTGCGCGCGCGCATCGACAGCGTGGTGGTGATCGTCTAG